Proteins from one Nitrobacteraceae bacterium AZCC 2146 genomic window:
- a CDS encoding hypothetical protein (product_source=Hypo-rule applied), with protein sequence MAEIPDREPSTIRRAPVSDTSHSLQLRRHVPSIPIITASIPRSNETRLLLRLPHTIANSHASQPEIRRAIDASIGTLASKIEFQCSFKNASAATLNAGEIQKEFLFNDAMMRANLF encoded by the coding sequence TTGGCAGAAATTCCAGATAGGGAGCCGTCTACAATAAGACGTGCTCCAGTTTCTGATACGTCACACAGTTTGCAATTACGACGCCATGTGCCGTCGATCCCCATCATCACGGCATCGATCCCGCGTTCGAATGAAACACGATTGCTTTTGCGATTACCCCACACCATCGCCAACTCCCACGCTTCACAGCCAGAGATACGACGTGCAATTGATGCCAGTATCGGCACCCTTGCTTCGAAAATTGAATTTCAGTGCAGCTTTAAAAATGCGTCCGCAGCGACATTAAATGCCGGAGAAATCCAAAAAGAATTTCTATTTAACGATGCAATGATGCGCGCGAATCTTTTCTAG
- a CDS encoding lysophospholipase L1-like esterase (product_source=COG2755; cath_funfam=3.40.50.1110; cog=COG2755; superfamily=52266), translating into MPEQDNLYIPAHAEPFGHRLVHFARNVAGDGALKIVALGSSSTAGEGDIVPYTYRLQAALRNKYPGRMVDVLNRGVIGQEAPDELERMQKDVLEERPSLLVWQVGTNAVWQRGRDSRVTAAAIVEGLERLSSCELDVVLMDLQYVPALLTDDKIDGTRYMMSAITGAAASQSINVFGRFEFMRKLVEVEKAAFDRIIDPNDEKRLHQSDWAAQRIGYELSEAIAVASA; encoded by the coding sequence ATGCCCGAACAGGACAACCTCTACATTCCCGCCCACGCCGAACCTTTCGGGCACCGCCTGGTCCATTTCGCCAGAAATGTCGCCGGAGACGGTGCACTCAAGATAGTAGCGCTGGGGTCGTCGTCGACCGCCGGAGAGGGAGACATAGTGCCCTACACCTATCGACTCCAAGCCGCTCTCCGGAACAAGTATCCCGGCCGGATGGTCGATGTGCTGAACCGGGGCGTCATCGGGCAGGAAGCGCCGGACGAACTCGAGCGTATGCAGAAGGACGTGCTCGAAGAGCGCCCGTCGTTGCTGGTATGGCAGGTCGGTACGAACGCGGTTTGGCAGCGTGGGCGGGACAGCCGCGTCACCGCCGCCGCGATCGTCGAGGGTCTTGAGCGGCTAAGCTCCTGCGAACTGGATGTCGTTCTGATGGATCTTCAGTACGTGCCGGCGCTTCTAACGGACGACAAGATCGACGGCACAAGGTACATGATGTCCGCGATCACGGGCGCAGCGGCGTCCCAAAGCATCAACGTCTTCGGGCGGTTCGAATTCATGAGGAAGCTCGTCGAGGTCGAGAAGGCGGCATTCGACCGGATCATCGACCCAAACGACGAGAAGCGTCTCCATCAAAGCGACTGGGCGGCGCAGCGGATCGGCTACGAACTGAGCGAAGCCATCGCCGTCGCTTCCGCCTAG
- a CDS encoding hypothetical protein (product_source=Hypo-rule applied; superfamily=110997) → MASATVIQGDRLELFVQLQGEKIEFQLREKQKQIRRPLTEDEKKYSYNRDRGWVQELQPSGKLIFTIKTYLPDGFKREWMETDGKTLESLVSEILVTFIAAGPLLVEQRRQPEEAERQRQAAEYLRYQRQQQRKRDDNRWRCFVGQAHSWREAEIARNFLASLRRDDIDLDQEIEGRSLRDWLSWAEDRLNTADTINGGATKIFEAVASITEWTYRD, encoded by the coding sequence TTGGCGAGCGCGACGGTTATACAAGGAGACCGCCTAGAGCTCTTTGTACAGTTGCAGGGTGAGAAAATCGAATTTCAGCTTCGTGAGAAACAAAAACAGATTCGACGGCCACTTACAGAAGATGAGAAGAAGTACTCTTATAACCGCGACAGAGGTTGGGTGCAGGAGCTTCAGCCGTCCGGAAAATTAATCTTCACCATCAAAACATATCTGCCTGATGGGTTTAAGCGCGAATGGATGGAGACCGATGGGAAAACGTTGGAGAGCCTAGTTTCGGAAATCCTGGTCACGTTTATCGCTGCTGGCCCGCTATTGGTCGAACAGCGCCGGCAACCAGAAGAGGCTGAACGCCAACGCCAGGCTGCCGAATATCTGCGCTATCAAAGACAACAACAGCGCAAACGCGATGACAATCGTTGGAGATGCTTTGTCGGCCAGGCTCACAGCTGGAGAGAGGCTGAGATCGCTCGCAACTTCTTGGCTTCCCTCAGGCGGGACGACATCGACCTTGATCAGGAAATTGAAGGTCGAAGTTTGCGGGATTGGCTATCCTGGGCGGAGGATCGTCTCAATACCGCAGATACGATCAATGGCGGCGCAACCAAAATATTTGAAGCGGTCGCTTCCATCACGGAATGGACCTACCGTGACTGA
- a CDS encoding hypothetical protein (product_source=Hypo-rule applied), translating into MSDGWQPISTAPKNDERIIVAGGTWIRGNKEKLPQEFPCLVIWDETEWLICDNEGPRALIRGPKVWMAIAPYAMLHRDKRCPDS; encoded by the coding sequence ATGAGCGATGGATGGCAGCCGATCAGTACCGCGCCGAAAAATGACGAACGGATCATCGTTGCCGGCGGAACTTGGATTCGGGGAAATAAAGAAAAGCTACCTCAGGAGTTTCCTTGCCTCGTCATCTGGGACGAGACGGAGTGGCTCATCTGCGACAACGAGGGACCACGCGCCCTGATTCGCGGCCCTAAAGTCTGGATGGCAATCGCGCCCTACGCGATGCTGCATCGCGATAAGCGCTGCCCCGATTCTTGA
- a CDS encoding hypothetical protein (product_source=Hypo-rule applied) produces MHRALVAGHDDLDDAFAWKEERTVSVNLTLQYDQVLFILEPTGIARSLARTLYVLQPRCTLLLR; encoded by the coding sequence GTGCACCGCGCTCTGGTCGCCGGGCATGACGATCTTGACGATGCGTTTGCCTGGAAGGAAGAACGCACGGTCTCTGTGAACCTGACGTTGCAATACGATCAGGTCCTGTTCATCCTTGAGCCGACCGGGATCGCGCGATCACTGGCGCGCACCCTCTACGTTCTCCAGCCGAGGTGCACGCTCCTCTTACGATAA
- a CDS encoding uncharacterized protein (DUF2336 family) (product_source=COG5330; cog=COG5330; pfam=PF10098), whose amino-acid sequence MAETGSFLQELDDAVSRGSPESSLNALWHATDLLISGRYTEEQIWIFGEVIGRLAEEIEMAARSQLATRLAHSENAPFSVILKLAFDDSINVAGPILRESERIDVRALIANARCKGQQHLLAISKRRSISDTVTDVLIARGNQEVVASVAANHGARFSDLGFLHLLKRSEGDSILAENLGARTDIPRHVFQQLIAKASDDVKKKLEQEQPEAGNQVQTVVTDITGALHAKFGPASKDYFVAKRTVGALHQYGNLNEDKIFEYAQSHKFHEATVALSLLCALPVNVVERALADKNREMVLILSRAIDLSWPTTMSLLFLGAADHRIASGDLERMRQEFARLNIETSRKVLKFYQSRKEYAAIASG is encoded by the coding sequence ATGGCCGAAACCGGTTCCTTTTTGCAAGAACTAGACGACGCGGTCTCGCGCGGATCGCCGGAAAGCAGTTTGAACGCTTTGTGGCATGCGACCGATTTGTTGATCTCTGGACGATACACCGAGGAGCAAATTTGGATCTTTGGAGAAGTGATCGGGCGGCTCGCGGAAGAAATCGAGATGGCGGCTCGCTCCCAGCTCGCAACGCGGCTGGCACATAGCGAAAACGCGCCGTTTAGCGTGATCCTGAAACTTGCGTTTGACGATTCGATCAACGTCGCAGGCCCCATCCTACGGGAGTCGGAGCGCATCGATGTTCGAGCCTTGATTGCGAATGCCAGATGCAAGGGCCAGCAACATCTTCTCGCGATTTCCAAGCGAAGGTCTATCAGCGACACCGTTACAGATGTGCTGATCGCGCGCGGCAATCAGGAGGTCGTGGCCTCGGTTGCGGCAAATCACGGCGCCCGCTTTTCAGATCTTGGCTTTCTACATCTGCTCAAGCGGTCCGAGGGCGATTCCATTCTTGCCGAGAATCTCGGAGCCCGAACCGACATCCCCAGGCACGTGTTCCAGCAGTTGATCGCGAAGGCGTCCGACGATGTGAAAAAGAAGCTCGAGCAAGAACAGCCCGAGGCGGGAAACCAGGTTCAAACCGTGGTCACGGATATCACCGGCGCGCTGCACGCGAAGTTCGGGCCAGCCTCGAAAGACTACTTCGTTGCGAAACGAACAGTGGGAGCGCTGCATCAATATGGCAATTTGAATGAAGACAAGATCTTTGAGTACGCTCAGTCTCACAAGTTTCACGAAGCTACAGTGGCGCTATCCTTGTTGTGCGCCCTGCCTGTCAACGTGGTGGAGCGAGCGCTGGCCGACAAGAACAGAGAAATGGTGCTGATTCTGTCCAGGGCAATCGACCTGTCATGGCCGACGACCATGTCGTTGCTATTCCTGGGCGCAGCGGATCACCGAATTGCGTCAGGCGACCTGGAACGGATGAGGCAGGAGTTTGCCCGGCTGAACATCGAGACATCAAGGAAAGTTCTAAAATTCTACCAGTCGCGCAAGGAATACGCGGCTATCGCCTCCGGCTAA
- a CDS encoding phosphatidylserine/phosphatidylglycerophosphate/cardiolipin synthase-like enzyme (product_source=COG1502; cath_funfam=3.30.870.10; cog=COG1502; pfam=PF13091; smart=SM00155; superfamily=56024) — MPVTIRPFTSPTLVLLAFDWPEGNTKPDFLGFAIERTPGFDGATSSWLPNRIGFDGPKPDHSDFRSVDAPIQKFTWWDARIDTKDRGSKFSYRVIPVTGSPGALKLEEDEEGQIDVLVPQVEEHGITSHFNRAVVSSQAFSKQFPDLNTPSQQKAARAWLANGMEQAIPRFLDRAAGKDIEGAIYHLTDDIWIIPSLRHYGGSVSLAYNHTSVDDASDAAIDQLIAGGRPESGFAQRTHANIMHNKFLVRVGAADYAEALLAGSANFTSEGLSAQANVLHAFESPALAKLYLERKRLLDSDPMLAATKQEQSGWSDKIAVGDASIRVFFPPEPEPERASIDAIVDAVKAAKHSVLFCVFAPTDITLLDAMFAVADDNKMMLALINRVPSSEPMGDPTHADVAAKIEIFHRSRDNHDIVGFGAFKSGSTPTDFAVERVLWPHEDPKKMVRVHHKFVIIDGEGDHPVIFTGSPNLSGNSLHKNDENLLEITDCPRLGRMYFAEFHRLYEHYRARAADHRRQDGQQGTFTLTKDAKWAKKYFTAGSPEEKSRKAMAGT; from the coding sequence ATGCCCGTGACGATCCGTCCCTTCACATCGCCCACCCTCGTCTTACTGGCGTTTGACTGGCCCGAAGGAAACACGAAGCCCGATTTCCTCGGGTTTGCGATCGAAAGGACGCCAGGCTTCGACGGGGCGACGTCAAGCTGGTTGCCCAATCGCATCGGCTTCGACGGACCGAAGCCCGATCATTCGGACTTCAGAAGCGTGGATGCCCCGATCCAGAAATTTACCTGGTGGGATGCGCGGATCGACACGAAGGATCGGGGAAGCAAATTCAGCTACCGCGTCATCCCTGTAACCGGCAGTCCTGGCGCCCTTAAACTGGAGGAAGACGAGGAAGGACAGATAGACGTCCTCGTTCCGCAGGTCGAGGAGCACGGCATCACGTCGCACTTCAATCGCGCCGTCGTGAGTTCGCAGGCTTTCTCGAAGCAATTTCCCGACCTCAACACCCCGTCGCAGCAAAAGGCAGCCAGAGCTTGGCTCGCCAACGGCATGGAACAGGCAATCCCTCGGTTTCTCGACCGAGCCGCGGGCAAGGACATCGAAGGCGCCATCTACCATCTCACGGACGATATCTGGATCATTCCCAGCCTGAGGCACTACGGCGGCTCCGTCTCGCTCGCGTACAATCACACAAGTGTCGACGACGCGTCGGACGCCGCCATCGATCAATTGATTGCAGGTGGTCGACCAGAATCCGGCTTCGCGCAGCGCACCCATGCCAACATCATGCATAACAAATTTCTCGTCCGCGTCGGCGCGGCCGACTACGCAGAGGCGCTACTCGCAGGGTCCGCAAATTTCACCAGCGAGGGATTGTCAGCGCAGGCAAACGTGCTTCACGCCTTCGAATCCCCGGCTCTCGCGAAACTGTACCTCGAGAGAAAGAGACTGCTGGATTCCGACCCGATGCTTGCAGCGACCAAGCAAGAGCAATCCGGTTGGTCCGACAAGATCGCGGTAGGAGACGCATCGATACGGGTGTTTTTCCCCCCGGAACCGGAGCCAGAGCGCGCATCCATCGACGCCATCGTAGACGCCGTCAAGGCTGCGAAGCACTCCGTGCTGTTCTGCGTCTTCGCGCCTACCGACATCACGTTGCTGGATGCAATGTTCGCCGTCGCTGACGACAACAAGATGATGCTCGCGCTGATCAACCGGGTACCGTCATCCGAGCCAATGGGAGATCCGACCCATGCCGACGTCGCGGCAAAGATCGAGATCTTCCATCGATCGCGCGACAACCACGACATCGTTGGATTCGGCGCGTTCAAATCAGGAAGCACACCAACGGATTTCGCGGTGGAGCGCGTGCTCTGGCCGCACGAAGATCCGAAGAAGATGGTCCGTGTCCATCATAAGTTCGTCATCATAGACGGCGAGGGCGACCATCCCGTGATCTTCACCGGCTCGCCGAACCTCAGTGGCAACTCACTCCACAAGAACGACGAGAACCTCCTTGAAATCACCGACTGCCCGCGACTGGGCCGAATGTACTTCGCCGAATTCCACCGCCTCTACGAACATTACCGGGCGCGCGCAGCAGATCACCGGAGGCAGGACGGCCAGCAGGGCACCTTCACGCTGACCAAGGACGCGAAGTGGGCGAAGAAATACTTCACCGCCGGCTCGCCCGAGGAGAAATCCCGAAAAGCGATGGCCGGCACCTGA
- a CDS encoding hypothetical protein (product_source=Hypo-rule applied) yields the protein MKLVSILIGISLSLYLADKFYSDGRVIDKAQIMGRQIAANFGW from the coding sequence ATGAAGCTTGTCTCAATTCTGATCGGGATCTCGTTGAGCCTCTATTTGGCAGACAAGTTCTATTCGGACGGACGCGTTATCGATAAGGCCCAGATCATGGGACGACAGATAGCTGCGAATTTTGGATGGTGA
- a CDS encoding CRP-like cAMP-binding protein (product_source=COG0664; cath_funfam=1.10.10.10,2.60.120.10; cog=COG0664; pfam=PF00027,PF13545; smart=SM00100,SM00419; superfamily=46785,51206) — MAASDYVPIFFKPHSGRSNCLHNAAPHGDTVAKRFESNPPSSPFRKLKESDHRGKESLMNKRHTCGGNRLLAALPPADFGLLAPYLQQVSLKQDAVLVRSGDRNEQVYFPHSGTISFMLDMPNGQTVATSVIGREGAVGLLSVLGPSRSPTTAVVRVAGIASQISASRFQAAFGQSSAIKHAVQTHTRALLMQFQHVAACNALHPVEARTARWLLHIQDRIDGNLIPLTQEVLSQLLGVRRTTVTLIVRKLRTSGAIRSARRGLVEIDRPPLEEAACECYKVMRCKFDQIFPLEPRTHAAPARETHGDRDSLLAE, encoded by the coding sequence ATGGCAGCATCCGACTACGTGCCGATATTCTTCAAACCCCATTCCGGTCGTTCAAATTGCTTGCATAACGCAGCCCCTCACGGCGATACTGTCGCTAAGCGATTTGAGTCCAATCCACCGTCCTCTCCTTTTCGCAAACTCAAGGAATCCGACCACCGAGGAAAGGAGTCTCTTATGAATAAGCGCCATACCTGCGGGGGTAATCGATTGCTTGCTGCGCTGCCGCCAGCGGACTTTGGTTTGCTCGCCCCTTACCTCCAGCAAGTATCGCTCAAACAAGACGCAGTGCTAGTGCGATCGGGAGATCGGAATGAGCAAGTCTATTTTCCCCACAGCGGGACGATCTCGTTCATGCTCGACATGCCGAACGGGCAAACAGTAGCGACGTCGGTCATCGGGCGTGAGGGAGCGGTGGGGTTGCTATCAGTGCTGGGGCCCTCCCGCTCTCCTACTACGGCGGTCGTACGCGTGGCCGGAATCGCATCGCAAATTTCCGCCTCACGATTTCAAGCAGCCTTCGGCCAGAGTAGCGCCATCAAACATGCGGTCCAGACGCACACGAGGGCGCTGCTAATGCAGTTCCAGCATGTGGCCGCCTGCAATGCTCTGCACCCTGTCGAGGCGCGCACGGCCCGTTGGCTGCTCCACATTCAGGATCGAATTGATGGCAACTTAATACCGCTGACGCAAGAAGTGCTTTCGCAGTTGCTCGGGGTACGACGAACGACAGTGACGCTGATTGTGCGCAAGCTCCGGACTTCGGGTGCTATCCGATCTGCTCGGCGGGGCTTGGTCGAGATTGACAGACCGCCGCTCGAAGAAGCGGCATGCGAATGCTACAAGGTTATGCGCTGCAAATTCGACCAGATTTTTCCGTTGGAACCTCGCACTCATGCTGCGCCGGCACGCGAAACTCACGGCGATCGAGATTCACTTTTGGCCGAATAG